A genomic region of Oscillospiraceae bacterium contains the following coding sequences:
- a CDS encoding aspartate--ammonia ligase yields the protein MSKTLIPKDYKSYLSLYETQTAIGIIKRTFEAKLCAALNLKRVSAPLFVDPDTGLNDDLNGIERAVRFDIADIGRDAVVVHSLAKWKRMALHKYGFSAGEGLYTDMNAIRRDEELDNIHSVYVDQWDWEKVITPEKRNEEYLKDTVRKEVAAICETLDSVREIYPKINVTLEKEVSFVTTQELEDMYPDMTSKERENAYLKEHKTAFIMQIGDVLKSGKKHDGRAPDYDDWKLNGDILFWNETLGSALEISSMGIRVDAKSLDEQLTKANAPERRNFTFHKMLLEDKLPLTMGGGIGQSRLCMLLLGKAHIGEVQVSMWDDKSIEICRAAGIELL from the coding sequence ATGAGTAAAACATTGATTCCCAAGGACTACAAATCTTATCTGAGCCTTTACGAAACTCAGACTGCCATAGGTATAATAAAAAGAACCTTTGAGGCAAAGCTGTGCGCGGCGCTTAATTTAAAGCGTGTTTCCGCACCTTTGTTTGTGGATCCCGATACAGGACTTAATGACGACCTTAACGGTATTGAGCGTGCAGTGCGTTTTGATATTGCCGATATCGGCAGAGATGCGGTTGTTGTTCATTCGCTTGCAAAATGGAAGCGCATGGCACTTCATAAATACGGCTTCAGCGCAGGCGAGGGCCTTTACACGGACATGAACGCTATACGCCGCGACGAGGAGCTGGACAATATTCACTCCGTTTATGTTGACCAATGGGATTGGGAAAAGGTCATAACCCCCGAAAAGCGTAACGAGGAGTATCTTAAGGACACAGTACGCAAGGAGGTTGCGGCAATTTGCGAAACTCTCGACAGCGTACGTGAGATATACCCTAAAATCAATGTTACTCTTGAAAAGGAAGTAAGCTTTGTTACCACTCAGGAGCTGGAGGATATGTATCCCGACATGACCTCCAAGGAGCGTGAAAATGCATACCTCAAGGAGCACAAAACCGCTTTCATCATGCAGATTGGAGATGTTCTGAAGTCAGGTAAGAAGCACGACGGCAGAGCGCCCGACTATGACGACTGGAAGCTTAACGGCGACATACTTTTCTGGAACGAAACTCTTGGAAGTGCTCTTGAAATATCCTCCATGGGCATCCGCGTTGATGCAAAATCCCTGGATGAACAGCTCACCAAGGCAAATGCGCCTGAACGCCGTAATTTCACCTTCCACAAAATGCTTCTTGAAGATAAGCTCCCTCTTACCATGGGCGGCGGCATAGGTCAGTCCAGACTTTGCATGCTTCTTCTTGGTAAGGCTCATATCGGCGAGGTTCAGGTTTCCATGTGGGATGATAAAAGCATTGAAATATGCCGTGCGGCAGGAATAGAACTGCTCTGA
- a CDS encoding creatininase family protein, which produces MRQICTTVSTSALQRRLPQKLLKALPEHSSACVRKRSPWSTTRNGWLNSKMLWEHIRCEEFRDEVEKCNRVCVIPIGCVEAHGVHLPLGCDNFIAREFCIRAAEINPVCIFPTLPFGEKCGAGEFDGTIIFPHSLVIKILEQCCEEAARNGFKKILILSGHGGNANIINGFLRGVLFKKPDYLVYHYNQNLTTPAELLKEVDKYPYLTQEDISILHEYADNRIQDGHGGFSESGELYDICPELVRLDRMDALDSKNTHRFDEFSKRGIISSFNWMGNYPNSYGSEKHDGLNERIAKALAQKTVETTAEVFRFLREENISDEYQREWMAKQ; this is translated from the coding sequence ATGCGGCAGATATGCACTACGGTCTCAACGAGCGCATTGCAAAGGCGATTGCCGCAAAAACTGTTGAAAGCACTGCCAGAGCATTCAAGTGCCTGCGTGAGGAAACGGTCTCCATGGAGTACTACAAGGAATGGATGGCTAAACAGTAAGATGCTTTGGGAACATATTCGTTGTGAAGAATTCAGAGACGAAGTTGAAAAATGCAACCGTGTCTGCGTTATACCTATAGGCTGTGTGGAGGCACACGGTGTGCATCTTCCTTTGGGATGTGATAACTTTATTGCCCGTGAATTCTGTATAAGAGCAGCAGAAATAAATCCCGTATGCATTTTTCCCACACTTCCGTTTGGAGAAAAGTGCGGTGCCGGTGAATTTGACGGAACCATAATTTTCCCTCATTCTCTGGTTATTAAAATACTTGAACAATGCTGTGAAGAGGCGGCGAGAAACGGCTTCAAAAAGATCCTGATTCTGAGCGGTCACGGAGGAAATGCCAATATTATAAACGGATTTTTACGTGGAGTGCTTTTCAAAAAGCCGGATTACCTTGTGTACCATTATAACCAGAATCTTACAACTCCTGCGGAATTGCTGAAAGAAGTTGATAAGTATCCGTATCTTACCCAAGAGGATATTTCGATTTTGCATGAGTATGCAGATAACAGAATACAGGACGGTCACGGCGGTTTTTCGGAAAGCGGTGAGCTTTACGATATTTGCCCTGAGCTTGTTCGACTTGACAGAATGGATGCACTGGATTCAAAAAATACCCACCGCTTTGATGAATTCTCAAAGCGCGGTATAATTTCGTCCTTCAACTGGATGGGTAACTATCCGAATTCGTATGGTTCGGAAAAGCATGACGGTCTGAATGAGCGTATTGCAAAGGCGCTTGCGCAAAAAACTGTTGAAACTACTGCTGAGGTGTTCAGATTCCTGCGTGAGGAAAACATATCCGACGAGTACCAAAGAGAATGGATGGCAAAGCAGTAA
- a CDS encoding creatininase family protein — MLWENLRCEEFKDAVEKCNKVCVIPIGCVEAHGVHLPLGCDTIKAREFCARASEIHPVCVFPAMYFGEKCGSGEFPGTIIFPIPLIWQILEQSCLEAARNGFEKILIVSSHGGNTNMLMSFVQHMMDKMDGFVVYHYYQRMATPDMVLGDIESFPYLTDEDKAIMQDYVDNKKMDGHGGFVETGCLYDICPEYVRLDRMDAVSSESVHRFDELNRAGIRSPFFWMGDYPNSYAADMHYGLNERIAKAIAAKTVESTARAFKCLREETVSMEYYKEWMAKQ, encoded by the coding sequence ATGTTGTGGGAAAATCTTCGTTGCGAAGAATTTAAGGATGCTGTAGAGAAATGTAATAAAGTATGTGTTATACCGATAGGTTGTGTAGAGGCACACGGTGTACATCTTCCTCTGGGTTGCGACACCATAAAGGCGAGAGAATTTTGTGCCAGAGCATCGGAAATACATCCCGTATGTGTGTTCCCTGCTATGTATTTCGGTGAAAAATGCGGTTCGGGTGAATTTCCCGGCACAATAATTTTCCCCATTCCGCTCATTTGGCAGATTCTTGAGCAGTCCTGCCTTGAGGCGGCGCGTAACGGCTTTGAAAAGATACTTATTGTCAGCAGCCATGGCGGAAATACCAATATGCTTATGAGCTTTGTGCAGCACATGATGGATAAAATGGACGGATTTGTTGTATACCACTACTACCAGCGCATGGCTACTCCCGATATGGTGTTGGGTGATATTGAAAGCTTCCCTTACCTCACAGATGAGGATAAGGCGATAATGCAGGACTATGTTGATAATAAAAAAATGGACGGCCACGGCGGATTTGTGGAAACCGGCTGTCTTTACGATATTTGCCCCGAATATGTACGTCTTGACAGAATGGATGCGGTAAGCTCCGAATCCGTTCACCGCTTTGACGAGCTTAACAGAGCCGGCATAAGATCTCCTTTCTTCTGGATGGGCGATTACCCCAACTCCTATGCGGCAGATATGCACTACGGTCTCAACGAGCGCATTGCAAAGGCGATTGCCGCAAAAACTGTTGAAAGCACTGCCAGAGCATTCAAGTGCCTGCGTGAGGAAACGGTCTCCATGGAGTACTACAAGGAATGGATGGCTAAACAGTAA
- a CDS encoding flavin reductase family protein: MKVTWKPGTLLAPMPVVMASCGTADNPNIITIAWTGIVNTHPAMTYISVRPERHSYKLIKESGEFVINLVTRDLVRKADQCGVYTGAKVNKFEKFALTPEKATQVSVPLIAESPLNIECKVTQVIPLGTHDMFLAEIKAVNVDEKLLDENGKLCLGKAKLVAYSHGDYLELGRRVGKFGYSVKKKKN, encoded by the coding sequence ATGAAGGTTACATGGAAGCCCGGCACACTGCTTGCGCCCATGCCTGTTGTCATGGCGTCCTGCGGTACGGCGGATAATCCCAATATAATAACCATTGCCTGGACGGGTATAGTTAATACCCACCCTGCAATGACATATATTTCCGTGCGACCCGAACGCCATTCCTACAAGCTTATCAAGGAAAGCGGCGAATTTGTCATAAATCTTGTCACCCGCGATCTGGTACGCAAGGCGGACCAGTGCGGAGTTTATACAGGAGCAAAGGTCAACAAATTTGAAAAGTTTGCTCTTACCCCCGAAAAAGCCACCCAAGTAAGCGTTCCGCTTATTGCAGAGTCTCCGCTGAACATCGAGTGTAAGGTAACACAGGTTATACCTTTGGGTACACACGATATGTTCCTTGCCGAAATAAAGGCAGTGAATGTCGATGAAAAACTGCTTGACGAAAACGGAAAGCTTTGCCTCGGAAAAGCAAAGCTTGTGGCGTATTCCCACGGTGATTACCTTGAACTGGGCAGACGTGTGGGTAAGTTTGGCTATTCGGTGAAGAAAAAGAAAAACTAG
- a CDS encoding aspartate kinase, translated as MKVVKFGGSSLADAAQFRKVRDIILAQDERRYVIPSAPGKRFSSDTKVTDMLYQCYALAENGENIDEAFSAIEERYNSIISDLGVNISLKEEYITIKNNFKAKSGKDYAASRGEYLNGQILAEFIGYKFIDAAKVVFFNENGVLDIEKTYAAVKEACKDAPRAVIPGFYGTAFDGSVKTFSRGGSDITGSIVAAALEAEVYENWTDVSGCLMADPRIVESPLPIDYITYHELRELSYMGATVLHEDAIFPVRRAGIPINIKNTNAPKDAGTMIVAEAPSTSRNRVITGIAGKKDFAVIAIEKDMMNQELGFGRRVLQVLEDNGISFEHLPSGVDTMSVIVSESALKDKKELIVEQICKAVNPDHIHIEDGIALVAVVGRGMIKTHGTASRVFSSISRADINVRMIDQGSSELNIIIGIHNDDFERCLRAIYNEFVR; from the coding sequence ATTAAAGTTGTAAAATTCGGCGGCTCTTCTCTTGCCGATGCCGCACAGTTCAGAAAAGTAAGAGACATAATTCTTGCTCAGGATGAGCGCAGATATGTTATTCCCTCTGCACCCGGAAAGCGTTTTTCCTCTGATACAAAGGTTACCGATATGCTGTATCAGTGCTATGCTCTTGCTGAAAACGGTGAGAATATCGACGAGGCTTTCAGCGCAATTGAGGAAAGATACAACAGTATTATTTCCGATTTGGGCGTGAATATTTCTTTGAAAGAAGAATATATTACAATCAAAAACAATTTCAAGGCAAAATCCGGCAAAGATTATGCCGCAAGCCGCGGTGAATATCTCAACGGTCAGATACTTGCCGAATTTATCGGTTATAAGTTTATTGATGCCGCAAAAGTGGTTTTCTTTAACGAAAACGGTGTTCTTGATATCGAAAAAACCTATGCGGCGGTTAAAGAGGCGTGCAAAGATGCACCCCGTGCGGTTATTCCCGGATTTTACGGAACTGCATTTGACGGCAGCGTAAAGACATTTTCTCGCGGCGGAAGCGATATTACCGGTTCTATCGTGGCGGCTGCTCTTGAGGCGGAGGTTTACGAAAACTGGACCGACGTTTCGGGCTGTCTCATGGCTGACCCGAGAATTGTTGAAAGTCCGCTTCCCATTGATTACATTACCTACCATGAGCTTCGCGAGCTGAGTTACATGGGCGCCACCGTGCTTCATGAGGATGCTATTTTCCCGGTACGCCGTGCAGGTATTCCCATAAATATCAAGAATACCAATGCGCCTAAGGATGCGGGTACCATGATAGTTGCGGAGGCTCCTTCCACCAGCCGTAACCGCGTTATTACCGGTATTGCAGGTAAAAAGGATTTTGCTGTTATCGCCATTGAAAAGGATATGATGAACCAGGAGCTTGGCTTCGGCAGACGCGTATTGCAGGTCCTTGAGGACAACGGTATTTCCTTCGAGCATCTTCCCAGCGGCGTTGATACCATGAGCGTTATCGTTTCCGAAAGTGCACTTAAGGACAAAAAGGAACTTATCGTTGAACAGATATGCAAGGCTGTTAACCCCGACCATATCCACATTGAGGACGGTATTGCTCTTGTGGCTGTCGTGGGCAGAGGTATGATAAAGACTCACGGCACTGCTTCCCGAGTATTCTCTTCCATCAGCCGTGCGGATATAAATGTCCGTATGATTGACCAGGGCTCCAGTGAGCTTAATATAATCATCGGTATCCACAACGATGATTTCGAAAGATGCCTCAGAGCTATCTATAACGAATTTGTGAGATAA
- the spoIVB gene encoding SpoIVB peptidase, with protein MRQHIISFKKFPTDKHGRQGDKLWKSSKTKSIISVLLAVFWVFGVILLHPQSTARSVFGSTLYTDSRDIQETRSVNAFLNESISQLRLIPGGFPFGVKFYTKGVVVVGLSDVETENGFISPADSAGFKKGDIIISTGGNEVNTIEEIAAAIEQCAGQNVSFTVTRGNETLELSLTPVKSQSDGKYKSGMWIRDSTAGIGTVTYIQPETLAFGGLGHGICDSDTGTIMPLFRGSVVNVEISDIVRGITGRPGELKGDFGTEKTGSLTANSGVGVFGVFSNLPKKTAYKSMPVAPYQEICEGSAQIYSSIRTGENNIYDIEITKINPDDIDCKNFVIHVTDKRLIDLTGGIIQGMSGSPIIQNGKLVGAVTHVFVNDPTRGYGIFIENMLTEAEKIK; from the coding sequence ATTCGTCAGCACATAATATCTTTTAAAAAGTTTCCGACCGACAAACACGGTCGGCAGGGGGACAAATTGTGGAAATCCAGTAAAACAAAAAGTATAATTTCGGTTCTTTTAGCGGTATTTTGGGTATTTGGTGTTATTTTGCTACATCCCCAAAGTACTGCTCGCAGCGTTTTCGGAAGCACACTGTACACTGACAGCCGTGACATACAGGAAACACGCAGTGTAAATGCATTTTTAAATGAAAGCATTTCTCAGCTTCGGCTGATTCCGGGTGGGTTTCCGTTCGGAGTGAAATTCTACACCAAGGGTGTTGTTGTGGTTGGATTATCGGACGTTGAAACCGAAAACGGCTTTATATCGCCCGCAGATTCGGCAGGATTTAAAAAGGGTGACATTATAATCAGCACAGGCGGTAACGAAGTTAACACCATCGAGGAAATAGCCGCTGCCATTGAGCAGTGTGCAGGGCAGAATGTCAGTTTCACCGTCACAAGAGGCAACGAAACCCTTGAGCTTTCTTTAACGCCCGTCAAATCCCAGTCCGACGGCAAATACAAATCCGGCATGTGGATACGTGACAGCACAGCAGGCATCGGCACCGTGACCTACATCCAGCCTGAAACTCTTGCATTCGGCGGTCTGGGGCACGGTATCTGCGACAGCGACACAGGTACAATCATGCCGCTTTTCAGAGGCTCGGTGGTGAATGTTGAAATCAGCGATATAGTACGGGGAATAACCGGACGCCCGGGTGAATTAAAGGGTGATTTCGGCACCGAAAAAACCGGCTCTCTGACTGCAAACAGCGGTGTGGGCGTGTTCGGAGTATTTTCCAATCTGCCTAAAAAAACAGCCTACAAATCAATGCCCGTAGCACCATATCAGGAAATTTGCGAGGGCAGTGCACAGATATATTCCTCTATCCGAACAGGTGAAAACAACATTTATGACATTGAAATAACCAAAATAAATCCCGATGACATTGACTGCAAAAACTTTGTCATACATGTGACAGACAAGCGTCTTATCGACCTTACCGGCGGTATAATACAGGGTATGAGCGGCTCACCGATTATTCAGAATGGAAAATTAGTCGGCGCTGTGACCCATGTTTTTGTAAATGACCCAACTCGTGGGTATGGGATATTTATTGAAAATATGCTGACTGAGGCAGAGAAAATTAAATAG
- a CDS encoding LysR family transcriptional regulator — translation MTIQQCKYVLAVAKTGTFNEAAKQLFIAQSSLSVSIKSLEQELEIKIFERSGNGVYLTDEGAEFVKYATQICENSDFVTERYKKKLSKKLYIATQHYDFIADIFGNFLNSIQSANYRFSIREIETYHVIRDVETAHSDIGIIAIKDGDFDVMKRYLSKKNLIFTPIIEVKPHVFFRNQHPLSRCETLSTSDLKEYPYVSYEQGEHNSSFFTEELTDTSYIDKHIEISDRATLMNLLMLTDAYTIGTGIMPSALNKGDIISVPFKSNEFYIIGYLLNDERKVSAITNEFIQLMEKTLKNI, via the coding sequence ATGACTATTCAGCAATGTAAATATGTACTAGCTGTTGCAAAAACAGGGACATTTAACGAAGCTGCTAAACAGCTTTTTATAGCTCAATCATCACTTTCGGTTAGTATAAAATCCTTGGAACAAGAGCTGGAAATAAAAATTTTTGAACGTTCCGGAAATGGTGTGTATCTTACCGATGAGGGTGCAGAGTTTGTAAAATATGCAACACAAATATGTGAAAATAGTGATTTCGTCACAGAAAGGTATAAGAAAAAATTATCAAAAAAGTTATATATTGCAACGCAACATTATGATTTTATTGCAGATATTTTTGGTAATTTTTTAAATTCTATACAAAGTGCAAACTACCGTTTCTCCATAAGAGAAATTGAAACCTATCATGTTATCCGCGATGTTGAAACGGCGCACAGCGATATAGGTATCATCGCTATTAAGGATGGCGATTTTGATGTGATGAAACGCTATTTAAGTAAAAAGAATTTGATTTTTACCCCTATTATAGAAGTGAAACCGCATGTTTTTTTTAGAAATCAACATCCGCTTTCACGCTGCGAAACGCTTTCAACTTCTGACCTTAAAGAGTATCCTTATGTATCATATGAACAGGGTGAACATAATAGTTCATTTTTCACAGAGGAACTGACTGATACTTCCTACATTGACAAACATATTGAGATAAGCGACAGAGCTACACTTATGAATCTCTTAATGCTTACGGATGCTTATACCATAGGTACAGGAATTATGCCTTCCGCACTTAATAAAGGTGACATTATAAGTGTTCCGTTTAAGAGCAATGAATTTTATATTATAGGATATTTACTTAATGATGAACGCAAAGTTTCCGCTATTACTAATGAATTTATTCAACTAATGGAAAAAACATTAAAAAATATATAA